The following proteins are co-located in the Zavarzinella sp. genome:
- a CDS encoding AAA family ATPase has product MQTTQPANKLASLPRGILVTVLAIPLATVFFSLLEGQFLGKLPVMIIAIANSKGGVGKSTLAVHLAAWLHTQGHKVILADCDTQQSSSVWIKEAAPEVTTIRLQDPEDILQELPQLRNEADFVIADGPGSNTETSRALLLRADLALVPCKASMLEVRALAKATEVLRTSQDIRHGRPEAIIILSMVGKNYRLTKDMQDAAQALNLPVAKQALILRQVYADAPGQGTVVWQMGSRAVDAAKEVQAIFREILPQAVKTKRRA; this is encoded by the coding sequence TTGCAAACAACCCAACCAGCCAACAAACTGGCCAGCTTGCCCCGTGGCATTCTGGTCACAGTGCTGGCCATTCCGCTGGCAACGGTGTTTTTCAGCTTGCTGGAAGGACAGTTTCTCGGCAAGCTGCCAGTCATGATTATTGCAATTGCCAATTCAAAAGGTGGGGTGGGGAAGAGCACGCTTGCAGTGCATCTTGCCGCCTGGCTACACACCCAGGGACACAAGGTCATTCTGGCTGACTGCGATACCCAGCAGTCATCTTCGGTCTGGATCAAAGAGGCAGCACCCGAGGTAACCACCATTCGGTTGCAGGATCCGGAAGATATTTTGCAGGAATTACCGCAACTTCGGAATGAAGCCGATTTTGTCATCGCGGATGGGCCGGGGAGCAACACGGAAACCAGTCGGGCATTATTATTGCGAGCCGATCTGGCACTCGTACCTTGCAAAGCCTCCATGCTCGAAGTGCGGGCACTGGCCAAAGCCACGGAAGTATTACGCACCAGCCAGGATATCCGCCACGGACGACCGGAAGCGATCATTATTCTCAGCATGGTGGGGAAAAATTATCGGCTCACCAAAGATATGCAGGATGCTGCCCAGGCCTTAAATCTGCCGGTAGCGAAACAGGCGTTGATTTTACGGCAGGTCTATGCGGATGCCCCCGGTCAGGGCACGGTTGTCTGGCAGATGGGAAGCAGAGCAGTGGATGCTGCCAAAGAGGTGCAGGCGATCTTCCGAGAAATCCTGCCCCAGGCAGTCAAAACCAAAAGGAGGGCATGA